A stretch of Aeromicrobium tamlense DNA encodes these proteins:
- a CDS encoding GTP pyrophosphokinase produces the protein MSVSGSAAGETESGTEEPSDLDIGVLRQLAGAPHGPVEFRRRLRETQQQMSSFLMEYKFALDEVETKISILREEFELAHEYSPIEHVKSRLKTLESLVAKVDRVGCPRDLGAIREQIRDIAGIRVSCVFVEDTYRFARMLTQQQDLTVLETKDYIANPKPNGYRSLHLIIELPVFLSDRTVHVPVEVQIRTIAMDFWASVEHQIYYKYGTHVPEHLHDKLTEVASTAADLDAQMGLLREEIRSLG, from the coding sequence ATGAGCGTGAGCGGATCAGCGGCCGGCGAGACCGAGAGTGGGACGGAGGAGCCGTCCGATCTCGACATCGGGGTCCTGCGCCAGCTGGCCGGAGCCCCGCACGGACCCGTCGAGTTCCGGCGCCGCCTGCGCGAGACGCAGCAGCAGATGTCCTCCTTCCTCATGGAGTACAAGTTCGCGCTCGACGAGGTCGAGACGAAGATCTCGATCCTGCGCGAGGAGTTCGAGCTCGCCCACGAGTACAGCCCGATCGAGCACGTGAAGTCGCGGCTCAAGACCCTCGAGAGCCTCGTGGCGAAGGTCGACCGCGTCGGCTGCCCGCGTGACCTCGGCGCGATCCGCGAGCAGATCCGCGACATCGCCGGCATCCGCGTCTCGTGCGTGTTCGTCGAGGACACCTACCGGTTCGCGCGGATGCTCACCCAGCAGCAGGACCTCACGGTGCTGGAGACGAAGGACTACATCGCGAACCCGAAGCCGAACGGCTATCGGAGTCTGCACCTCATCATCGAGCTGCCCGTGTTCCTGTCCGACCGCACGGTCCACGTGCCCGTCGAGGTGCAGATTCGCACCATCGCGATGGACTTCTGGGCCAGCGTCGAGCACCAGATCTACTACAAGTACGGCACGCACGTCCCCGAGCACCTGCACGACAAGCTGACCGAGGTGGCGAGCACCGCGGCGGACCTCGATGCGCAGATGGGTCTGCTCCGCGAGGAGATCCGCTCGCTCGGCTGA
- a CDS encoding ferredoxin reductase produces the protein MGLIRKALASSVVAKVTSPHHPDDYLTLVHPMLTVKAVRGRVVDVIRETGAASTVVMRPNGSWSGFVPGQHVEFGVEVEGTRRVRVFSVSSSAERKDGLFSVSVKAHPDGYVSQFLHAGSLEPGTVVYLSPASGEFVLPQQVPDHVLLISGGSGITPVMSMLRTLADRGHQGRVTFLHYARSREDEMFSIELDALAQLPFVDMVRVYTRDPEPDAELTGRITLEHLKRLDLEPTTTPTWVCGPAGLIATVTGLYDELGASDQLTAEYFKVPSVDLDAEDATGSVSFDASGVDAPNSGATILEQAEAAGLKPAYGCRMGVCNTCAVKKLHGAVRHVISGEVCADTDETIKVCVNVPVGDVAVDL, from the coding sequence ATGGGACTGATCCGCAAGGCCCTGGCCTCATCGGTCGTCGCCAAGGTGACGTCTCCGCACCATCCGGACGACTACCTGACACTGGTGCACCCCATGCTCACGGTGAAGGCCGTGCGCGGTCGGGTCGTGGACGTCATCCGCGAGACCGGCGCCGCCAGCACCGTCGTCATGCGCCCCAACGGCTCCTGGTCGGGCTTCGTCCCGGGCCAGCACGTCGAGTTCGGCGTCGAGGTCGAGGGCACCCGCCGCGTGCGCGTCTTCAGCGTCTCCAGCTCCGCGGAGCGCAAGGACGGCCTCTTCAGCGTCTCGGTGAAGGCCCACCCGGACGGCTACGTGTCGCAGTTCCTGCATGCCGGGAGCCTCGAGCCGGGCACCGTCGTCTACCTCTCCCCCGCGTCCGGCGAGTTCGTGCTGCCGCAGCAGGTGCCCGACCACGTGCTGCTGATCAGCGGTGGCTCCGGCATCACGCCCGTCATGAGCATGCTGCGCACCCTCGCCGACCGCGGCCACCAGGGCCGCGTCACCTTCCTGCACTACGCGCGCTCGCGCGAGGACGAGATGTTCTCGATCGAGCTCGACGCCCTCGCCCAGCTGCCCTTCGTCGACATGGTCCGCGTCTACACGCGCGACCCCGAGCCCGACGCCGAGCTCACCGGTCGCATCACGCTGGAGCACCTCAAGCGCCTCGACCTCGAGCCGACCACGACCCCCACCTGGGTCTGCGGACCGGCCGGCCTCATCGCCACGGTCACCGGGCTCTACGACGAGCTGGGCGCGAGCGACCAGCTCACGGCCGAGTACTTCAAGGTCCCGTCGGTGGACCTCGACGCCGAGGACGCCACCGGCAGCGTCTCCTTCGACGCCAGCGGCGTCGACGCGCCCAACTCGGGCGCCACGATCCTCGAGCAGGCCGAGGCCGCCGGCCTCAAGCCGGCCTACGGATGCCGCATGGGCGTGTGCAACACGTGTGCGGTCAAGAAGCTCCACGGCGCGGTGCGCCACGTCATCAGCGGTGAGGTCTGTGCCGACACCGACGAAACCATCAAGGTCTGCGTCAACGTCCCCGTGGGCGATGTCGCGGTCGACCTCTGA
- a CDS encoding acyl-CoA dehydrogenase: MSVVLSRRDVDFLLFDWLKAAELTERERYAEHSRETFDAVLDLSETIATERFAPINRLLDANEPVVGEDGKVVLPAELGEALAVYRDSGTPAGVFDADLGGMQLPFTVSQGAFAFFQAASAAAASYPFLSTGNANLLVEHGTPEQVQTYAVPVIEGRWYGTMCLSEPQAGSSLGDITTRAVRQEDGTYRLFGTKMWISGGDHELTENIVHLVLAKVEGAPPGVKGISLFIVPKHLVNEDGSIGERNDVALVGLNHKMGWRGTTNTLLNFGEGLATPGGAAGAVGHLVGDEGQGLAQMFHMMNEARISVGMGAVALGYTGYLHALDYAKTRTQGRIPGAKDPSAPMVPLTAHADVRRMLLAQKSYVEGGLGLLLYCARLIDEQATGADEAARTRAHDLLEVLTPIAKSWPSQWCLAANDLAIQVHGGYGYTRDYAVEQFYRDNRLNPIHEGTHGIQSLDLLGRKVIAGGGAWLATLVETIKATVARAAAADETADYAKQLDARVDRLVEVTGQLWAGGDPAVALANSAVYLEAAGHVVVAWVWLEQLLAVGERHDAFFEGKRAATRYFFAFELPKVDPQLDLLASLDRTVLDLDPASL, from the coding sequence ATGTCCGTGGTGCTGTCCCGTCGGGACGTCGATTTCCTACTGTTCGACTGGCTCAAGGCCGCCGAGCTGACCGAGCGGGAGCGGTACGCCGAGCACTCGCGCGAGACGTTCGACGCGGTCCTCGACCTGTCCGAGACGATCGCCACCGAGCGGTTCGCCCCCATCAACCGTCTGCTCGACGCCAACGAGCCGGTCGTGGGGGAGGACGGCAAGGTCGTCCTGCCCGCCGAGCTGGGTGAGGCGCTCGCCGTCTACCGCGACTCGGGGACGCCCGCGGGCGTCTTCGACGCCGACCTGGGCGGCATGCAGCTGCCCTTCACGGTCAGCCAGGGTGCGTTCGCGTTCTTCCAGGCCGCCAGCGCCGCCGCGGCGTCGTACCCGTTCCTGTCGACCGGCAACGCCAACCTGCTCGTCGAGCACGGTACGCCCGAGCAGGTGCAGACGTACGCGGTGCCGGTGATCGAGGGCCGCTGGTACGGCACGATGTGTCTCTCCGAGCCCCAGGCCGGCTCGTCGCTCGGCGACATCACGACACGCGCCGTGCGGCAGGAGGACGGCACCTACCGCCTGTTCGGCACGAAGATGTGGATCTCCGGCGGCGACCACGAGCTGACCGAGAACATCGTCCACCTCGTCCTGGCCAAGGTCGAGGGCGCGCCTCCGGGCGTGAAGGGCATCAGCCTGTTCATCGTGCCGAAGCACCTCGTGAACGAGGACGGCTCGATCGGCGAGCGCAACGACGTCGCCCTCGTCGGCCTCAACCACAAGATGGGCTGGCGCGGCACCACGAACACGCTGCTGAACTTCGGCGAGGGTCTCGCCACCCCCGGCGGCGCGGCCGGTGCCGTCGGCCACCTCGTGGGCGACGAGGGCCAGGGCCTCGCGCAGATGTTCCACATGATGAACGAGGCGCGGATCTCGGTGGGCATGGGCGCCGTGGCACTCGGCTACACGGGCTACCTGCATGCGCTCGACTACGCGAAGACCCGCACGCAGGGCCGGATCCCCGGCGCGAAGGACCCGTCGGCGCCGATGGTGCCGCTCACCGCGCACGCCGACGTTCGCCGGATGCTGCTGGCGCAGAAGTCCTACGTCGAGGGCGGCCTCGGGCTGCTGCTGTACTGCGCACGGCTCATCGACGAGCAGGCCACCGGTGCCGACGAGGCCGCGCGGACCCGCGCGCACGACCTCCTCGAGGTCCTCACGCCGATCGCCAAGTCGTGGCCCTCGCAGTGGTGCCTGGCGGCCAACGACCTGGCGATCCAGGTGCACGGCGGCTACGGCTACACCCGCGACTACGCCGTGGAGCAGTTCTACCGGGACAACCGGCTGAACCCGATCCACGAGGGCACGCACGGCATCCAGAGCCTCGACCTTCTCGGCCGCAAGGTCATCGCCGGAGGGGGCGCCTGGCTGGCGACCCTCGTCGAGACCATCAAGGCCACGGTGGCGCGTGCCGCCGCCGCGGACGAGACCGCCGACTACGCGAAGCAGCTCGATGCCCGCGTCGACCGCCTCGTCGAGGTCACGGGCCAGCTGTGGGCCGGTGGCGACCCGGCCGTCGCCCTGGCGAACTCCGCGGTCTACCTCGAGGCCGCCGGCCACGTGGTCGTCGCCTGGGTGTGGCTCGAGCAGCTGCTCGCGGTGGGGGAGCGCCACGACGCGTTCTTCGAGGGCAAGCGCGCCGCGACGCGCTACTTCTTCGCCTTCGAGCTGCCGAAGGTCGACCCCCAGCTCGACCTCCTGGCCTCGCTCGACCGGACCGTCCTGGACCTCGATCCGGCCTCGCTGTGA
- a CDS encoding carboxymuconolactone decarboxylase family protein, translated as MSVLSDLESSDDPAVRQGLATRRSVLGEAYVARTLERPAEPGDDQQHLLTGQVWGTLWNREALDRRSRSLVTIALLVAGGHGDELEAHVLGGLRNGLTPEEITEVVIHCGAYCGAPVGLAGMRRVKAALAREAATA; from the coding sequence ATGAGCGTCCTGTCCGACCTCGAGTCCTCCGACGACCCGGCGGTCCGCCAGGGCCTGGCCACCCGGCGCTCCGTCCTGGGCGAGGCCTACGTGGCCCGCACGCTGGAGCGACCGGCGGAGCCCGGCGACGACCAGCAGCACCTGCTCACGGGGCAGGTGTGGGGCACGCTGTGGAACCGCGAGGCGCTCGACCGGCGGTCCCGGAGCCTCGTCACGATCGCCCTCCTCGTGGCCGGGGGCCACGGGGACGAGCTCGAGGCCCACGTCCTCGGGGGCCTGCGCAACGGACTGACGCCCGAGGAGATCACCGAGGTCGTCATCCACTGCGGCGCCTACTGCGGCGCCCCCGTCGGCCTGGCGGGCATGCGCCGGGTCAAGGCCGCCCTCGCGAGGGAGGCGGCCACCGCCTGA
- a CDS encoding fatty acid desaturase family protein yields the protein MSLLRRSKPAPIEPLSASDHNQAPVPLVDAYDPNRRSTIGLEFMTYEQLEEFGDELDAVRKRVLDDLGQKDADYIRRVLRAQKWFEVLGRIGIFLPIFPPAFIAGVICLSISKIIENMEIGHNIMHGQYDWMNDPMIDGKRYEWDNVAPAHDWKHGHNYIHHTYTNIHGMDRDIGYGLLRIDEDQPWYPSHRFNLPAAFMLMIFFEWGVMYHGLEVSDYINGRMSKEEFKEHKARALKKTRRQVFKDYVIYPALALPLVPIMGWSAPLWVLGANVVANIVRNIWTFLIIFCGHFPAGAETFMEEDAQNESRGQWYLRQLLGSANISGSKLLHLMSGNLSHQIEHHLFPDIPARRYAEVSVDVKRLVEKYGLRYNTGPLPKQLLSVARQLAQYSRKPSDPYRVGNSPESKALRRAKREAKQAAQAA from the coding sequence ATGTCCCTCTTGCGACGGTCCAAGCCCGCCCCGATCGAGCCGCTGAGCGCCAGCGACCACAACCAGGCCCCGGTGCCGCTGGTCGACGCCTACGACCCGAACCGCCGGTCCACGATCGGTCTCGAGTTCATGACGTACGAGCAGCTCGAGGAGTTCGGTGACGAGCTCGACGCCGTGCGCAAGCGCGTGCTCGACGACCTGGGCCAGAAGGACGCCGACTACATCCGACGCGTCCTGCGCGCCCAGAAGTGGTTCGAGGTGCTGGGCCGCATCGGCATCTTCCTGCCGATCTTCCCGCCCGCCTTCATCGCCGGCGTCATCTGCCTCTCCATCTCGAAGATCATCGAGAACATGGAGATCGGGCACAACATCATGCACGGTCAGTACGACTGGATGAACGACCCGATGATCGACGGCAAGCGCTACGAGTGGGACAACGTCGCCCCGGCCCATGACTGGAAGCACGGGCACAACTACATCCACCACACGTACACGAACATCCACGGCATGGACCGCGACATCGGCTACGGGCTGCTGCGCATCGACGAGGACCAGCCGTGGTACCCCAGCCACCGCTTCAACCTGCCGGCGGCGTTCATGCTGATGATCTTCTTCGAGTGGGGCGTGATGTACCACGGCCTGGAGGTCTCGGACTACATCAACGGCCGCATGAGCAAGGAGGAGTTCAAGGAGCACAAGGCGCGCGCGCTGAAGAAGACGCGCCGCCAGGTCTTCAAGGACTACGTGATCTACCCGGCCCTGGCCCTGCCGCTCGTGCCCATCATGGGCTGGTCCGCTCCCCTGTGGGTGCTGGGCGCCAACGTGGTCGCGAACATCGTCCGCAACATCTGGACGTTCCTCATCATCTTCTGCGGCCACTTCCCCGCGGGCGCCGAGACCTTCATGGAGGAGGACGCGCAGAACGAGAGCCGCGGCCAGTGGTACCTGCGCCAGCTCCTGGGCTCTGCCAACATCTCGGGCTCGAAGCTCCTGCACCTCATGTCGGGCAACCTCTCGCACCAGATCGAGCACCACCTGTTCCCCGACATCCCCGCGCGCCGCTACGCCGAGGTCAGCGTCGACGTGAAGCGCCTCGTGGAGAAGTACGGCCTGCGCTACAACACCGGCCCGCTGCCCAAGCAGCTGCTGAGCGTGGCGCGTCAGCTCGCGCAGTACAGCCGCAAGCCGTCGGACCCCTACAGGGTCGGCAACTCGCCGGAGTCCAAGGCCCTGCGTCGCGCCAAGCGCGAGGCGAAGCAGGCCGCACAGGCTGCCTGA
- a CDS encoding TetR family transcriptional regulator, giving the protein MSEAVSARQLQKERTRGALLDAALELSSEQGFAQTSLRQVAKRAGVVPAAFYRHFASMDELGLALVERCFGTLRTMIRDASRDPEVFLQIIDAAAEILVDAVKENKADFAFVARERVGGSEVVRRAIGHELDLFVSELAVVLARLPNIENWSADDVQMVSRLFVRNMVANAEEVVEMPEGRPDLEARIREGARRQMRLIVLGFKDWRS; this is encoded by the coding sequence GTGTCCGAGGCCGTCAGTGCGCGTCAGCTGCAGAAGGAGCGCACGCGTGGTGCGCTGCTCGACGCCGCGCTCGAGCTGAGCAGCGAGCAGGGCTTCGCCCAGACCAGCCTGCGCCAGGTCGCGAAGCGCGCCGGCGTCGTGCCCGCGGCCTTCTACCGGCACTTCGCCTCGATGGACGAGCTGGGCCTCGCGCTGGTGGAGCGGTGCTTCGGCACTCTGCGCACCATGATCCGCGACGCCTCGCGCGACCCCGAGGTCTTCCTGCAGATCATCGACGCCGCGGCCGAGATCCTCGTCGACGCCGTCAAAGAGAACAAGGCCGACTTCGCCTTCGTCGCGCGCGAGCGCGTCGGTGGGTCCGAGGTCGTGCGGCGCGCCATCGGGCACGAGCTCGATCTCTTCGTCTCCGAGCTCGCCGTCGTCCTGGCGCGGCTGCCCAACATCGAGAACTGGAGCGCCGACGACGTCCAGATGGTCTCGCGCCTCTTCGTCCGCAACATGGTGGCGAACGCCGAGGAGGTCGTCGAGATGCCCGAGGGGCGGCCGGATCTCGAGGCCAGGATCCGCGAGGGCGCGCGTCGCCAGATGCGCCTGATCGTGCTCGGGTTCAAGGACTGGCGCAGTTGA